One Desmodus rotundus isolate HL8 chromosome 10, HLdesRot8A.1, whole genome shotgun sequence genomic window, AATGAGGCCCAGCATTCAGTGGGCATCAGCTAATACATATCGCAGAACAAACGGAGCATCCTGGCTAACCGGGCCAGTTGTTAAGAGAGTTTCTATCATTCAACTAAATTTTCTTTGTCATGTAAAGACatataaagaaatttagaaaaacacCTGTAGCTGTACAGAAAACATCTGTATGTTCACGACTGTTAACACCCAACACACTCATCAGGAGATTAGGGAAAGGCAGAGACAGCAAGGCTGAAATAGAATGGGAAGTTGACCGATCTGGCCATTTTTGTATAAAGTCTTGAGTTTAAGAAAGGGACTGGTGGATAAGAGCAGAGGGTTGGTTTTCTTCCCTTATAGTCTCATTTAGTGTGGGTGATAAACGGAAGGTAAACAGGGAATAAGGAGGTCGTGCCTATTCTTAGAAAGAAGATACCTTTGAAGTCAAGACTGGAGACTTTGAGACATGATTGGAAGGGTTTCTAGCCAGTTCTGAAGCGAAATCATGAAGCTGGGGGAGGTGTACTTTTATATAGCATCCTTCATCCTGGTTTTGAGACCCACGTGATTAAAGGTTTGGGAAACTGCCCCTGTAAGTATCAGCTTCAGGAACTGGGTTTATTTAGcttacagagggagagagagtgctCCAGCATGCTGAGGGGGACTTAATAATAGCCTCCGGGAATATGAGGGATATTCTCTGAGTGATGGAGAGCAGCTGTTTCCTGTTCGCATGGAGGACCAGACCAGGAAGAATGAAGTAAGCTCCAACAAGTACGTGTGAGAACTCCTTGGCCAGAAAGCTCGAGACAGCAAACCCACAGGCCCAAAGTCACTTCCACATTTCAGAATCATGTAGCTGACTAGCTGTCTTTCTTGGGTGGTTTAAATTGCCCTGGTCTTGAACCTCTAAAAAGACACAGAGGACCTGCCACCCACGTGACACTACAAAGTAGTTCATTGTCAGAACTTACCAGTGTTTGCCCTCTGTGGCTAAGAAAGCACTTACCTCCTAATGAGATTTTACGAAGAAAACTGTTTCAGAGTATTTTTGCTCTTCTTTGGTTCGCTTTTCAAGCAAAACCCTCCAGATTTATTCTTTCGCTATACGGTGAAGAATTTCCATAGATTTTTCCAGTGCGCTTCCTGCCTATTTGGTTGATATggtcatgatttattttttaaactctgagactacatatacttatatgtattatatttatgtttctaCAGGGGTGTCATagatatattaattatattatatgtaataaagTCAACAGCGAAAGCAATGTTTTGTTCTAGACAGTATGTCTCAATGTTAAGGGTATGAACATGAATAAGATATACACCGTGCTAATTGGGAGCAAAGCAGATAcacaaaacattataaaataatgcaTCATTATAGGAGGTCAGTTAGGGGAAGtattttaagacagaaaaaatgaGTTCTGGGTGTATTAGTTGTTTTTAGGCAATGAGGCAGATGGAAATGCCCGGAAACTTCTCCACCATTGTTTTGTCATTGTTATCCTAGATTAGGTTAAGTATACCCTTTATTCTGAACTGCTTAAGTGGTATCTTATTTGCCCAACTGGGAGTGTTTTCAAGGCGAAGTTTGACTTTTCAGAGGATTGGCAGCTGTTCGGCTTGGTTTTTAAAGTTATAGGTTCACGTCAGCATTCACTTTGCATGCATTCCACATTTCATACTTTCATCTTGTACCCACAGTGATTATAATCTCATTAAAAATCTTCGCCTCGATCACTTCGCGTTCTCTGTCAcctggaagagggtatgggggactCATGTTCCAGCCCCAACTCCCCCAGCTCTATGGCCTTCACACTCCAGCTCTGAAGTGGGAAAACAATAGCATTGCTTGGAGATCTCTCTACCCTTGTTCACTGTGAGACATGGGGAGAGCTACTTAACCTCCCAGAGTTCGCTTTTCTTAATCTACCTTACAGCAGTGTTTTgagaattatattaaattaaataacatgTGCCAAGGCCAGAACCCAGCTTTGCCCAGCCCTCCAGTCATATGTATTTGCTTCTTTAATTCACAAAGAACATCTCTTGCCTATTGGAAGAACCCTGATTAGATTCTCTCCACTTAGTGGGGTTTGTTGGACCTTAGTGACAAGGTCGGCTAGTAGGGTTTATCTAAAATTCATGCCAGCACCTCCGAGTCCAATTGTAtgaatctctttccttttgtaaACTTGcttaatccagaaaaaaaaaaaaaaacccactccactaTAATGCTAAATATTCTAGGATGCATTTGTTGCCAAATGACCTGAGACAAATCATATATACTCACTGAAgagaagtgtattttaaaatccaCAGGAAGATTATTCATGTTTGTTTTACAAGGTTTAAAGGAGAGTAAATAAATCTTCTAGACATTCAGATAGCCATTCAATTAAATCAAGCACTGTGCTTTGAAATGACATCAAATTGAAGTCACGTTCCCTGGGGAAGCTTATGAACCTGTTGGAGAGACTCAAGCCATCTGTCTGAAATGACCACGGAAGAGTTAGACTCAATGTCGGGAGGGCGATATAAAACAGCACAGGGCTTGGGCCCCTAAACCCTGAGGAAAGGCAGGCTGTAGCTCTGGGTAGGGAGGTCATATCGCTCTAGGAGACTTAGGATCCTGGGTTGGCTGGTTCCGAAAACACCAGGTGGTGACTGCTGGAggcaggggggtggagggaggtggatggAGGTATGAGGGGGTAAACGGTGGTGGACAGACCCTTGACAactttggggtggtgaacacaccacaCAGTGTTCAGGTGAGGTGTTGTAAGATTGTGCATCTGAAACCCGGGCAATTTTGTTAATGCGTCACCCTAATACATccacaaaaaaaaaggaaacagacccATTGTCATTTAAAGACAGAATGTTTTTAGCCCCCAACAATGTTCACTTCCTACAGAAATTCAAGAACCTCTGCAActgctgtttatttatttgaagtaAATGCATCCTTCTAAATCTTAATGTTCAGGCTGATTTGCTCTGAGACCTTCACCATGTACCGGGCCAGACCTCTCCTGCCCAAATCCGTTCTTAGTCTGCGGGATACGGAATATCTTTATAAATCATAGCAAGTCACACCGAGCGTAAAACTCCCAGCTGGAGACTTACCTCAAGAGCTGAGGCATGCCGCGTTTTTTAATGCCAGTGGATTTAGGAACCGGGGTCAGGACCTTCCTCTCTTTATTAGCAGGAGATTTATAATCCGGGGTCCTGTGGAGGGTGAGCATGGGCCCTCtgacccaggcccctccccacatCCCAACTCCCGAAATTAAATGTCAGGAAACAGAATAACAAAACCATTAACTTCATAGTGCAGAATTTATGGCTGACGTCTTGCAAAGCTTATgtcagcaaagaaaaataattactgtcACTTTCTTTTAGACACTCGGCTTTATGGTTCCTGTCACTTTTATCCTAACACACAGCTGATTTAGTAGCTCTGTTTTTCATGGCGAATGGCCTGGTGTGATGTTTTCCTGCACATGGCCACGCTTTCGCGAGGACACTGCGTGGATACCCTGGAGTGGAGCTAAATTTAAATAGGGAGCTGGAAGACCGTTCCCAGCTCTGCTTTTGTCCTGCTGTTCATATGCCAACTgagctctgtccctccctcttctctcttccagATTCTCAAAGCCAAGGATGTAACGTCACCAAACCAGCGCTACATCGACAGCAAAGTCGTGAAAACAAGAGCCGAAGGAGAATGGCTTTCCTTTGATGTGACCGATGCTGTGCACGAGTGGCTCCACCATAAAGGTAACCCCCACCCTCTGTCGACCCCCCCAGATGCCCAGTGACCCTAAGTTAGTCCAAGTTGACTGCCGCTTTACGGGCATAGATGTGCATGCAAATGACCTCCTTGACTTCATGTTTTCCAGACAGGAACCTGGGATTTAAAATAAGTTTACACTGTCCCTGCTGCACCTTTGTAGCATCTAACAATTACATCATCCCCAATAAAAGCGAAGAACTAGAAGCAAGATTTGCAGGTAACTGAAATTTGGTCGTCTGAGGTGTGGTGGGGAGGGCCTATGTTGTTAATCTCGCGGGGGATGAAGTCAGTTCGAATGTGAAAGTGGGATTGTTTGGGGAGGCCTGGGGAGTTTCACTAATCTGGGCCAAGGTATGGTTGGAGAGAGATGTGTGAAGGCAGAAAGGATTGGAAGAAAGGAATTGCTTCCTGGTTTATGCTGCTCGATGCCCAGTGACGGCTTGGCAATATTAACTGACGGAACAACCCTTCACATTGTTCAATAGTTAAGCTCTTTATTCAAACCAATTTTCCACCTATGCCAAGCATTCAAACAAGTCCCCAAAACCAGCATCAGGACCCCACAACTGTATTTCAGAGAAGAGGGAAGTCCCTTCACTCCATAGCCCCTTCAGCTATCTCCTGTGTAGGGGACCACTTCACGTTGACTAGCTGGTGCCCAGTGTTTTGACTGCCTTCCTTATCAGATTTGTACAATCGTTTATAAACTCATAACAAGGCCGTAGTTTCCTCCAGGCCCTTGCTGACATGTTAGTGAATTAGCCAAAGTCTAGGTCAATGAGGAGATCCAATGGTGtgttaaaaggtttttttaaatcctcacccaaggatatgattTGTATAGatttcaaagagagaggaagggagggagagggaaagagagagagtgagagagaacatcgatgtgagagagaaacatcaattggttgccttctctaTGTGCGCCAACTGGGAATCGCACCCGCCACCTTTTGTTGTACTGGACgacgctccaaacaactgagccacctggccagggccaaaggcTGATAGATAATGAGTCATTGGGTGACGAGAGGTTGAGAAGGAAGTGGGTACCATGTGCGGGTGCAGCACCACCAGGTCAATGAGCCGATTTCCTTTCCCTAAGGGGCACTGTCCACTTGCAGAAGGCCATAGTGGCCCCAGCTCATGGAAAGCTCCTCCCTGGGGTTGGGAGATTTATTTCACTCTGACACCTCCTCAGGATTCCCTCGGAGAGGAGATTAAATGCTGAAACTGGTGGTCTCCAATGAGTGCTTTGGGGCGCTCGAGTTTCTAACCCTCAGATGGAATCAGGGAGGTGTTAAGGATGTCATAAACTCAATGAAAAAGCCCTTTCTTCCCAGCCTCCCCAAGTAGCATTAGGGAAGGCAACTTCTGTTTCACTGGAGCCTAATTCACTGCACGTCAGTGTCAGGCTTATGTTCGTTAGGAAAGGCTTTTGTGTTCAGTGGTCCCAAGAAGACAGTGAGCCTGCGGGTGACCAGGGAGGTTCTGCTGCTGTGTGTTCAGTCATGCAAGGGTTCGAACACAGCCTGCCCCGAGGGTCAATTCATATCAACTGCCTACATTTCCCTGGGACCAGAGGTCAAAGACTTCTTTTGTAGTGACTTTCAGAAGCAGCAAGCCCTGTCTTGGAGCCTGAATGGCCATCTGACAAGAGCCCCATTTAGAAGTGTCCATTGTCACCCGCTGTAGTCCTGTGGTACCTTATGTTTCTGTGGGGAGTGACCGTTGCCAGTCATCACTGCTATTTGTGACaatataagcaaacaaacaaaaaaatagggcTGATAATATTTGATGAAGGTAAAGCTAAATGTTGATTACCCAAATGCGTTTTTTCAAGGTATTGATGGCACCTCCACATATACCAGTGGTGATCAGAAAACTATAAAGTCcactaggaaaaaaaacagtgggAAGACCCCACACCTCCTGCTAATGTTGTTACCCTCCTACAGACTTGAGTCACAACAGTCCAACCGGCGGAAGAAGCGCGCCTTGGATGCAGCCTATTGCTTtaggtaaagaaaacaaaaataaaacgaAGGAATTGCGTCCGGTAGCTCTTGCACTGCCTTTGCCCATTCTTTGACCCGCACGCACTGCGTAAGGCCAGGCACAGAACAGGGTGGCCATCCCATTCCCTAACATCACTCTTCCCAGAGGCTTAATATAGTTATTTCCATGTTGGACTCATCATCTCGTAACCTCCCAAATCCTTGGGGAGCACTTTGGGGCTGAAGAAGAAAATCAGCTCTCTGCTCCCCAGAGCAAGTGGGTCTTGTTAGGGAGACTCGCCATCTGTATGAAGCCTTGGCCCTCGCTGCGCACTGCCTGCGGTCATAGCTTTCACAGTAACGGAGACGAGGGAGATGGAAGAAGAATGTTCTTTGTCCCTTAGCTACAGGATACATGGGAAGCGAGGGCCACACAGAGTTATGCCCTTTCCCACGTGAGTCCATGGAGGGAGAGTGTGAATGTGCTTCCAGGGTTTCTTATCAAGCCTGCTAAGAGGCGAGCTCTTTCCCCATTTCCAGAGCTGTGGGGCCGGGAGGGGTCCTCACTGATTAGGTGCACAAAGTGTCACAGTTCATGAGGGACTTGGCGTTTTGGGGTGGTCAGGGCCAGTGTTTGTACTAAGCAAGACGCCATGTTTCTTGATCTTTGGTTCATTCCTAGATCAAGAAACATGACATGAAATAAAGGGTTTACTGTCAAAGGAAAATACCCGAGGTGTGGAGCTTTGGAAATAACTGCTGCGCTTCATCATTTTATGTTTGAGGCTGGATGGCCACTCCGTGCAGTGTTGGGTGGAAAGAGGTTGGTCTCCACCAGCCACTCTCCACTTCTATCTAGTCCATCATGGGCAAGGCTTGATTTTCAAAGTCACATTCAGGGGGGTCGTGGTGTAGAATTGCAAAGGGAGAGTCATCCCAGCTCATCACCCTAGTCCCCCATCATGAAGGTCACTTAGATCACAGTAAAACCATTAAGACCTGGCCTGTGAGATTTGCTTGTAGATATTTGTCCAATAAATGAATGAGTCACTTTTCTggttggggtgaggggcagggggaaaATAAGCTTTCAAATCTCCATTGCTCTTCTTTTAACAGAAATGTGCAGGATAATTGCTGCCTGCGTCCACTTTACATTGATTTCAAGAGGGATCTTGGGTGGAAATGGATCCACGAACCTAAAGGGTACAATGCCAACTTCTGTGCTGGGGCATGCCCGTATTTATGGAGTTCAGACACTCAGCACAGTAGGGTAAGCGTTTGGTTGACTTGTCtcttctcttcttggcttgctAATCTATACCTGCTGATGacatttgacccttgaacaatgcagggatCAGGGGTACTGACCACTCCTACACACACACCGTTGAAAATCCatgtgtaacttttgactcctctAAGAGTTAATGTCCGTCATCCCTCTGTATCTACAAGGTATTTGTTCCAGGGCCCTTCACAGATACCAAATCTGCAGGccctcaagtcccttatataatgTGGAGTAAGGTGATGCCCGCTGTCAGCCCTCCCCATCTGTGATTGGCTGAATCTGTGGATGCAGACATCCGGGATATGGAGGGCTGAGTGTGTACGTGTTGAAtctaagtggacccatgcagttcacacatgtgttgttcaagggtcagctgtgttTCCAGATGAATTCCAATTGTCCTGGTGCCAGGTGGTaacatggaaagaaagaacattgaGACTTCAGCGGATGCTTTGGCCAAGTGAGTCACTAGCCTCTGACAGTTAGAAAGTCATTTCACTTCTTCAAACCTCAATTCTTATCAGTCAAAAAGAATGTCTCCACTCAAAAGTATGTTTAAAGTAAATAATGCCAAGCTCCAGAGTTCATGTGAGGAACACAGAGGTGATCTGTGAGGACAGAAGGCCACTTCAGAAGGTCAGGCTTAGGTTGGGTGCCAGGGCTTCCAGCCCAGATTAGCAAAGACCTTTCCTATGTAATAACGGTATTTGTCCAAATGCTGCTTTCTGGTGCGTGATGATGAAAAGGACCACCTAGTTATCTTGTCCAAATCTCTCacttttccagagagaggggaatcTATATCGtgtaggtgacttgcccaagatcagaCAGCTGGTAACAAAGCAAAGCTTGGAAGGCAGGCTCCTTGTTTGATAACTAGGCCCCGGTACGCTCTGCCTTACTGAATTCCACTCTCCAAGTGTGGCTGCCATTGGAGTTACGCCTCTGTAAATCTCCTTATTAAAGAGGCATTAGAAAAATCAGCTTCACCGCAGGGTAGGAAAGTGAATCTACCGCCAAGAGCACAAAACGCATTCGGCTGCACTCAAGAGTTCCAGGGTTATCAATTATTTTAGACAATCCGTATTTTCCAAATTCCTCTTTAATTCCTATGAAAAATCATGCGTTCACAGAACATGAagtctatttatttataaatgcctCCATATGCTGGGCTTTAAATTGATAAATACGCCCCACGCACCCCCCTCGCCTTCCTTCAGCTGTTTTCCCAAGTCCCCTGTAGATTTTGGCACCAGGAGCTGACCATGTGCTTGGCCCCGTGAGAGAAGCTTGCTCATGCCTGTCCTTCTGTCCGAGCTCTCCGGCCAGGCGGCTTCCTCTGGGCTGTGGCAACAGGAGCTGTAATGTGGGCAAGGTCCCGCTGCCAAGTAGAAACATAATTCCCCCTCCCAGATACACAGAGGGAGTGTGTGAAGGCAGAGCTCGTGCTTGTTTtccaaggagagaggaagaataaCTGTCCTGGTCACAAATATGTGGTTTGGACAGCTACCCAAGAAGCCAGAGGTAGCTTAATAAAGTAGTCAGTGTTACCGCGCTGAACAGATCTTCTGTCTCGGGCTGAAAAAATCGCAGTGAATCTCGAGGAAAAGGTCACTTGCTGTTTGCCTAACACATTAACGGCATCCTTGGAAATGACTGTCATCGCCGGGGAACCTACATACTTCCCCTGGTAAAAGTCACGTTCCCCTTTGAGAAAGAAGGGGGTTCACAGTTCAGGACAGGCTGCAGAACTttctcctctgtctgtctgttttaGGGCTGGCTAGCCACTGCAAAGCCAAACGGTGGGTGGATTCTTGTTTGTGTTATTGTTGGAAGCCAAGTGTAAGAAAgtgaacaattaaaatatagattgCTTTTGACGTTGTATTTATGAAGCAATGATAAgtgaaaagacttttttcctatttatttatttaccgaATTCATGGGTTAATAAAATCCTATAGGCTTCAGGTCTATAATTCTACAGTGCATCCCCTGTaggttgtattgtgtgtttaccacccttatctttttctcttttaaatgaaaatttaggtGACGTTAAATTGACCTGAGAAGGTCCTTAGCATAGAAAGATTTCACACTTCAGACAGGTTTTTTTTCTATACCTAAGGGTAGACTGAAACTCTGATGGAAGTGTTAGTAAAAAGTGTGATTCTTCTACTTACCCGTGTATTCATTTCTTCATCTTACACATGAGTCTTACTTGACCAGAGAACAATTACTCTAAGGTAAGAACAAAGTCTAAAGATTGCCTTGACCTCACAGAAAATTTTCTCTGGACGGGAAGGCAGAATGTGCGTTCATGAAACAACTTTAGTTGCAAAGAAGCGTAGAGACAACACCAAACACTAAGAGAACCGTTTGTTTGGAACCCCTGAAATGTATATACAGCAAAGCAGCGATCAAAGAGAGGATTTCCTGGAAAAACCGTAAAATCTGTCAAATGAGCAATTTTGTCCATTCTGACTTTCAAAGAATCATTTGTTTACAATGTATGAAAAAGGGACTCTGTAGGAAACTGATGAATTCATTGATTACTAGGGACACATACCATTTTGACCATGAGTGGGAGTTAAGACAAGAAAATTGTAAACCAAAAGTTATTTAAGTGGCCCATTCAGGGCCATGGCTGATAAGAATAGGGAATGATTCCTGCAAAATGAATTGCCTTTTGCTTGTTGTCATCTCTTCTCTCTGGTGTCCTTACAGGTTCTCAGCTTATATAATACAATAAATCCGGAAGCGTCTGCTTCTCCTTGCTGTGTGTCCCAGGATTTGGAACCGCTAACCATTCTCTACTACATCGGCAAAACACCCAAGATCGAACAGCTCTCTAATATGATCGTGAAGTCGTGCAAATGCAGCTAAGATTCTGGGAAAAGTGGCAAGATGATAATCGCACGACgatgatgatgctgatgctgatgctaTGACAACAATAACAATGTTCATAACAGGAAACATAAGAGCCTTGTTccatcagtgtttttaaaaaattctttgaaaaagcGGTACTAGTTCCAACACTTTGGAAGTTTGTGTTCTGTTTGTTAAAACTGGCATtcgaaacaaaagaaaaaaaaaaaacaaacgttGAAGGCTTTATTCTACATTTCGCCTACTCTGTAAGTGAGAGAGACAAGaagcaaaaccttttttttttttaagaaaaaaataaacactggaaGAATTTGTTAGTGTTaattatgtgaaagaaaaaaaaaaacgaaacAGGAAAATCCCGTTAAGTGGAGTTGCTGTACATACGTTCCTAATCCCGGGCCTCACTTGATTTTTCTGTATTGCTATGCAATAGGCTCCCTTCCCGTTTTTACTCTTAGAGTTAACAGTGAGTTATTTATTGTGTGTTACTATATAATGAACATTTCATTGCCCTCGGAAAATAAAACAGGTGTATAAAGTGGAGACCAAATCCTTTGCCAGAAAACTCATGGATGGTTGAAGGAACTTGAACTCAAACGAGCCAGAAAAAAAGGCCATATGAGCGGGATGAAAACCCAACTGAGTTCTTAGATGGCCCAGCCAAGTCGGTGTTAAGATAAAGACCCTGGAAACGATGCTATGTACCAACTGCCTAAGGAAGCTTCTTGTAAGGTTCAAAGCTGAAAAGCCTGTTAATAAAGGAAACTTTCAGTCAGAATAAAtctgtaagatttttttcttccttttaattgtAAATGGTTCTTTGTCAGTTTAGTCCACCAGTGAAATGTTGTGATGTTTTGATGCATACTCGTCACACTGCAGACCTAGGACTCTTGCTGTCTAGTTATGCCATAGGTTTTTCTTAGTTTCGGTATATATAACCATACCTGTATTATTACAATAGATGGGTGTAGAAGCCAGTATAATTGGAAACACATCTGCAGACTTTTTGTGCAACCTATTAAATCAAAACATTAACTACTTTGCGTGTAATGTGTaaatttttaccatatttttaatgttctgtaataatgtcaactcTGATTTAGATTGGACTTAAAtgtgggctttttatttttatttttttaacaatcaCTCAGAACTGTGTTTCCTTTAGCTGGCTAGTGTTTTTGAGTAAAGCCCCTAGATTTTGACTTGCACTAAAAATACATGTTTCATAGTATTTGCTCCACTGTGCTTTATAAATTGTCCATTTTTATAATATAAGCTACCCGAGTCCgcttgtccttttttcttttccggAAAAGATGGATTTGATTTCAGTCATCTCCCCTCGTCTTCAAAGCATCATTGCTGATCGATTCAGacattaaaaagcttctgttttAGGAAAATTCGGGACGAATGTACATAGAGAGACAATTGAGGTGAAATGTTTTAGTTTTAGCATGTTTCTGACTGAAACTCAGCAACTGAGCCCAGGAACGCTTCTCTACCCTGGCTCAATCAGTATTTGTACAGAACCCTACTGTCATCAAAAAGCAGACAGTTCATAGGcaacttcttttacttttattaggCTTGTAGTGTTCAGGGTTCAATAGAAAGACTTgccttttcattgattttttttttttaaggaaaaaatacaggTCAGCACAAATCATTTAGTTTATCTCACTGAAATTAAGGTTTTTGTAGATATTCTAGGAAGGTTGAAAAGGCACAAACCAAATTCTCCCAtgttcaaaacatatttttttccctgtgaatAAGCATTCTCTAGATCTGAGGCTAGCACTTACGTTGCTTTAATAAATGATTTGCTACATGATTGCCAAGGCGGTAACCTTAGGTCAGAGTTTGTGGAAGGTGTCAGTTTGCCCATGGTCCCTTATTTAGCTTTAAGATAAAAATTCATAGGTCGAACAATGGAATCTGCAGTTTCACTTAAAAAGCAGCACAGTGAAGGTAAATCCAAGGGAAGTTGTTTGATATAGTaaacttcttcttcttttttttc contains:
- the TGFB2 gene encoding transforming growth factor beta-2 proprotein isoform X1 produces the protein MHYCVLSALGLLHLVTAALSLSTCSTLDMEQFMRKRIEAIRGQILSKLKLTSPPEEYPEPEDVPPEVISIYNSTRDLLQEKASRRAAACERERSDEEYYAKEVYKIDRTPYLSSETVCPVVTTPSGSVGSLCSRQSQVLCGYLDAIPPTFYRPYSRIVRFDVSAMEKNASNLVKAEFRVFRLQNPKARVPEQRIELYQILKAKDVTSPNQRYIDSKVVKTRAEGEWLSFDVTDAVHEWLHHKDRNLGFKISLHCPCCTFVASNNYIIPNKSEELEARFAGIDGTSTYTSGDQKTIKSTRKKNSGKTPHLLLMLLPSYRLESQQSNRRKKRALDAAYCFRNVQDNCCLRPLYIDFKRDLGWKWIHEPKGYNANFCAGACPYLWSSDTQHSRVLSLYNTINPEASASPCCVSQDLEPLTILYYIGKTPKIEQLSNMIVKSCKCS
- the TGFB2 gene encoding transforming growth factor beta-2 proprotein isoform X2, yielding MHYCVLSALGLLHLVTAALSLSTCSTLDMEQFMRKRIEAIRGQILSKLKLTSPPEEYPEPEDVPPEVISIYNSTRDLLQEKASRRAAACERERSDEEYYAKEVYKIDRTPYLSSENAIPPTFYRPYSRIVRFDVSAMEKNASNLVKAEFRVFRLQNPKARVPEQRIELYQILKAKDVTSPNQRYIDSKVVKTRAEGEWLSFDVTDAVHEWLHHKDRNLGFKISLHCPCCTFVASNNYIIPNKSEELEARFAGIDGTSTYTSGDQKTIKSTRKKNSGKTPHLLLMLLPSYRLESQQSNRRKKRALDAAYCFRNVQDNCCLRPLYIDFKRDLGWKWIHEPKGYNANFCAGACPYLWSSDTQHSRVLSLYNTINPEASASPCCVSQDLEPLTILYYIGKTPKIEQLSNMIVKSCKCS